From a region of the Theobroma cacao cultivar B97-61/B2 chromosome 8, Criollo_cocoa_genome_V2, whole genome shotgun sequence genome:
- the LOC18591251 gene encoding uncharacterized protein LOC18591251 has product MKEGTMIRKELHIRPVLAQRKMVGAGFSWPTLVLDPVIASITISKFTWIEDFPVGSRSPTKDPSFDSFHNNRHIAQELPALAEWKSPAPIRIPIGSRAFLPATSEITNDPVVLQLIRVGE; this is encoded by the exons ATGAAAGAAGGAACAATGATAAGGAAAGAACTTCATATTAGGCCGGTTCTAGCTCAGAGAAAAATGGTTGGCGCCGGTTTTTCCTGGCCAACTTTAGTGCTTGACCCAGTGATTGCTAGTATTACAATTTCCAAGTTTACATGGATAGAAGATTTTCCGGTCGGCAGCAGGAGCCCCACAAAAGATCCttcttttgattcttttcaTAATAACCGACATATTGCACAGGAATTGCCTGCACTAGCTGAATGGAAATCACCTGCCCCTATCCGTATCCCCATCG GATCGAGGGCTTTCCTTCCTGCAACTTCTGAAATCACCAACGATCCAGTGGTTTTGCAACTCATTCGG GTAGGAGAATGA
- the LOC18591249 gene encoding uncharacterized protein LOC18591249 isoform X1, whose amino-acid sequence MPYSSSSLLSSFKGMAEDICHHFNKDTKFIKAPRKSPLILTMVVLFLLMVSGVYIFSIWLRQISPRTNAKFLNIRVLDHLQQQCQAPNIEQWEAPFIHFPNPETFSREECVCNPVRYFAILSMQRSGSGWFETLLNSHTNVSSNGEIFSVRDRRSNVSSILKTMDKVYNLDWFTSASKNECSAAVGFKWMLNQGLMEHHDDIVKYFMNNGVSAIFLFRRNLLRRMISVLANSYDKDVKLLNGTHKSHVHSSAEAQILAKYKPTINTTQLIPELKRAEQTTAKAVEYFSSTRHIVLYYEDLVKNRTKLREVQEFLGLPYRELSSRQIKIHTAPLSEQVANWDDVQKAVEGASSYESFLHSDYKI is encoded by the exons ATgccttattcttcttcttccttgctttcttctttcaaaGGGATGGCGGAAGACATATGCCACCACTTCAACAAG GATACGAAGTTCATAAAGGCTCCTAGGAAATCTCCACTGATATTAACAATGGTGGTCTTGTTTTTGCTCATGGTTTCTGGAGTTTACATCTTCTCCATCTGGTTGAGGCAAATAAGCCCACGAACAAACGCCAAATTTCTAAACATCAGAGTACTTGATCACCTGCAACAGCAATGTCAAGCTCCCAACATTGAACAATGGGAAGCTCCATTTATACATTTTCCAAATCCTGAAACATTTAGCAG GGAAGAATGCGTCTGCAACCCAGTAAGATACTTTGCCATATTGTCAATGCAGAGATCAGGGAGTGGGTGGTTCGAGACATTGTTAAATAGTCATACAAATGTTAGCTCAAATGGAGAAATCTTTTCAGTTAGGGATAGGAGAAGTAATGTTTCTTCAATACTCAAGACAATGGACAAAGTTTATAATCTTGACTGGTTCACTAGCGCTTCCAAGAATGAGTGCTCAGCTGCAGTTGGGTTCAAATGGATGCTTAACCAG GGTTTGATGGAGCATCACGATGATATTGTGAAGTACTTCATGAACAATGGGGTTTCTGCAATATTTCTATTCAGAAGGAATCTGCTCCGCAGAATGATATCTGTGCTTGCAAATTCCTATGACAAGGATGTTAAGCTATTGAACGGAACCCACAAATCTCATGTCCATTCATCAGCCGAG GCTCAGATACTTGCAAAATACAAGCCAACTATAAATACAACGCAACTCATTCCTGAGCTGAAGCGAGCAGAACAAACAACTGCCAAGGCTGTTGAATATTTCAGCAGCACCCGCCATATAGTTCTGTACTATGAGGATCTTGTTAAAAACCGCACG AAACTGAGAGAAGTTCAAGAGTTCCTAGGATTGCCTTATAGAGAGCTCAGTAGCCGTCAAATTAAGATACACACGGCACCATTGTCAGAGCAAGTAGCTAACTGGGATGATGTTCAGAAAGCAGTGGAAGGAGCATCATCATATGAGAGCTTCCTCCATTCAGATTATAAAATTTAG
- the LOC18591249 gene encoding uncharacterized protein LOC18591249 isoform X2, with protein sequence MPYSSSSLLSSFKGMAEDICHHFNKDTKFIKAPRKSPLILTMVVLFLLMVSGVYIFSIWLRQISPRTNAKFLNIRVLDHLQQQCQAPNIEQWEAPFIHFPNPETFSREECVCNPVRYFAILSMQRSGSGWFETLLNSHTNVSSNGEIFSVRDRRSNVSSILKTMDKVYNLDWFTSASKNECSAAVGFKWMLNQGLMEHHDDIVKYFMNNGVSAIFLFRRNLLRRMISVLANSYDKDVKLLNGTHKSHVHSSAEAQILAKYKPTINTTQLIPELKRAEQTTAKAVEYFSSTRHIVLYYEDLVKNRTTQGLKFPPNAETERSSRVPRIAL encoded by the exons ATgccttattcttcttcttccttgctttcttctttcaaaGGGATGGCGGAAGACATATGCCACCACTTCAACAAG GATACGAAGTTCATAAAGGCTCCTAGGAAATCTCCACTGATATTAACAATGGTGGTCTTGTTTTTGCTCATGGTTTCTGGAGTTTACATCTTCTCCATCTGGTTGAGGCAAATAAGCCCACGAACAAACGCCAAATTTCTAAACATCAGAGTACTTGATCACCTGCAACAGCAATGTCAAGCTCCCAACATTGAACAATGGGAAGCTCCATTTATACATTTTCCAAATCCTGAAACATTTAGCAG GGAAGAATGCGTCTGCAACCCAGTAAGATACTTTGCCATATTGTCAATGCAGAGATCAGGGAGTGGGTGGTTCGAGACATTGTTAAATAGTCATACAAATGTTAGCTCAAATGGAGAAATCTTTTCAGTTAGGGATAGGAGAAGTAATGTTTCTTCAATACTCAAGACAATGGACAAAGTTTATAATCTTGACTGGTTCACTAGCGCTTCCAAGAATGAGTGCTCAGCTGCAGTTGGGTTCAAATGGATGCTTAACCAG GGTTTGATGGAGCATCACGATGATATTGTGAAGTACTTCATGAACAATGGGGTTTCTGCAATATTTCTATTCAGAAGGAATCTGCTCCGCAGAATGATATCTGTGCTTGCAAATTCCTATGACAAGGATGTTAAGCTATTGAACGGAACCCACAAATCTCATGTCCATTCATCAGCCGAG GCTCAGATACTTGCAAAATACAAGCCAACTATAAATACAACGCAACTCATTCCTGAGCTGAAGCGAGCAGAACAAACAACTGCCAAGGCTGTTGAATATTTCAGCAGCACCCGCCATATAGTTCTGTACTATGAGGATCTTGTTAAAAACCGCACG ACTCAAGGGTTGAAGTTCCCTCCGAATGCAGAAACTGAGAGAAGTTCAAGAGTTCCTAGGATTGCCTTATAG
- the LOC18591250 gene encoding uncharacterized protein LOC18591250, with product MGSDKHSAGLLPTLGMDRVRTILTHTYPYPHEHSRHAIIAVVVGCLFFISSDNIHTLIEKLDNNIKWWSMYACLLGFFYFFSSPFIGKTIKPSYSNFSRWYIAWILVAAIYHLPSFQSMGVDMRMNLSLFLSIYISSILFLLVFHIIFLGLWYLGLISRVAGRRPEILTILQNCAVISIACCVFYSHCGNRAMLRQRPLERRTSNWFSFWKKEERNTWLAKFIRMNELKDQVCSSWFAPVGSASDYPLLSKWVIYGELACNGSCPGSSDEISPIYSLWATFIGLYIANYVVERSTGWALTHPLSVEEFEKLKKNQMKPDFLDMVPWYSGTSADLFKTVFDLLVSVTVFVGRFDMRMMQAAMSRVHNGAKQDDLFYDHLSEKEDLWFDFMADTGDGGNSSYAVARLLAQPSLRLTRDDSVLTLPRGDLLLIGGDLAYPNPSGFTYERRLFCPFEYALQPPPWYKPEHIAANKPELPEGVSELKEYNGPQCFLIPGNHDWFDGLNTFMRYICHKSWLGGWFMPQKKSYFALQLPKRWWVFGLDLSLHADIDVYQFKFFSELVKNKLGENDSVIIMTHEPHWLLDWYWKGVSGENVSHLICDYLKGRCKLRIAGDLHHYMRHSCVPSEGPVHVQHLLVNGCGGAFLHPTHVFSNFNKFYGKTYECKAAYPSFDDSSRIALGNILKFRKKNWQFDFIGGIIYFILVFSMFPQCKLDHIWQDDSFSGHMRNFFGTVWNSFIYVLEHSFISLAGVVLLLITAIAFVPSKLARKKRAIIGILHVSAHLAAALILMLLLELGLETCIRHKLLATSGYHSLYQWYRSVESEHFPDPTGLRARIEQWTFGLYPACIKYLMSAFDVPEVMAVTRSYICKNGLQSLSRGGAVIYYASVFLYFWVFSTPVVSLVFGCYLYVCINWLHIHFDEAFSSLRIANYKSFTRFHINRDGDLEVFTLAVDKVPKEWKLDPDWDGEPKQSPQLSHRRKYPSKWSASSSQQDPVNTVRVVDQFVIRQTDKPDSISSNGSV from the exons ATGGGTTCTGATAAGCATTCAGCTGGATTATTACCTACCCTTGGAATGGACAGGGTTCGGACGATTTTAACTCATACATATCCTTACCCGCATGAACACTCGCGTCATGCCATAATTGCAGTGGTTGTGGGTTGTCTGTTCTTTATCTCATCAGATAACATACATACTTTGatagaaaagttggataataaTATCAAATGGTGGTCTATGTATGCCTGTCTGCTTggattcttttattttttttcatctccATTTATAGGGAAGACTATCAAACCAAGTTATTCAAATTTCAGTCGATG GTACATAGCATGGATTTTAGTTGCAGCTATCTATCATCTTCCTAGTTTTCAGTCAATGGGAGTGGATATGAGGATGAATTTGTCGTTGTTTTTGTCAATATATATCTCTTCTATACTCTTTCTTCTTGTCTTTCACATTATATTCCTTGGCCTGTGGTATCTTGGACTTATTTCTCGTGTGGCTGGAAGGAGGCCAGAAATCTTGACCATTCTCCAGAATTGTGCT GTTATCAGTATAGCCTGCTGTGTATTCTATAGCCATTGTGGCAACCGTGCTATGTTAAGGCAGAGACCTCTTGAACGAAGAACTTCTAATTGGTTTTCCTTttggaagaaagaagagagaaacaCATGGCTTGCAAAATTTATTCGTATGAATGAGTTGAAAGACCAAGTCTGCTCATCTTGGTTTGCTCCAGTTGGCTCTGCAAGTGATTATCCACTTTTGTCGAAGTGGGTCATTTATGGTGAG TTAGCTTGCAATGGTTCATGTCCAGGTTCCTCAGATGAAATTTCTCCCATATACTCGCTGTGGGCTACATTTATCGGTCTTTACATTGCCAATTATGTAGTGGAAAGGTCAACAGG GTGGGCTCTTACTCACCCTTTGTCTGTTGAAGAATTTgagaagctgaaaaagaatCAAATGAAACCAGATTTCTTGGATATGGTTCCTTGGTATTCAGG AACATCAGCTGACTTGTTCAAGACTGTTTTTGACCTCTTGGTATCAGTAACTGTGTTTGTTGGCCGGTTTGACATGCGCATGATGCAG GCAGCAATGAGCAGGGTTCACAATGGAGCTAAACAAGATGATCTTTTTTATGATCATTTGAGTGAAAAGGAAGACCTATGGTTTGATTTCATGGCTGATACTGGTGATGGTGGGAATTCATCATATGCTGTGGCTCGGCTGCTTGCTCAACCTTCCCTTCGGCTTACTAGAGATGATTCTGTACTTACGCTGCCACGTGGGGACCTGCTACTTATTGGAGGAGATCTTGC GTATCCTAATCCATCAGGATTCACATATGAAAGGCGTCTCTTTTGTCCTTTTGAATATGCTCTTCAGCCTCCACCTTGGTACAAACCAGAGCACATAGCTGCAAACAAGCCTGAGTTACCAGAAGGGGTATCTGAACTCAAGGAATACAATGGACCTCAGTGTTTTCTCATTCCTGGAAATCATG ATTGGTTTGATGGACTTAATACGTTTATGAGGTATATATGCCACAAGAGCTGGTTGGGTGGGTGGTTTATGCCTCAGAAGAAGAGTTATTTTGCTTTGCAGCTCCCAAAAAGGTGGTGGGTATTTGGTCTTGATTTATCACTCCATGCTGACATTGATGTGTACCAGTTCAAGTTCTTTTCTGAATTAGTAAAGAACAAG cTTGGAGAAAATGATTCTGTGATCATTATGACCCATGAACCACACTGGCTTCTTGATTGGTACTGGAAGGGCGTTTCTGGGGAGAATGTCTCACACCTGATATGTGATTACTTAAAAGGAAGGTGTAAACTTCGAATTGCTGGGGACCTGCATCATTATATGCGCCATTCATGTGTTCCATCAGAAGGTCCAGTTCACGTGCAGCATCTTCTTGTAAATGGgtgtggaggggcatttttgcACCCAACTCATGTCTTTAgtaattttaacaaattttatggaaaaacaTATGAGTGTAAAGCCGCATATCCTTCTTTTGATGATTCAAGCAGG ATTGCACTGGGTAATATTTTGAAGTTTCGGAAGAAGAATTGGCAGTTTGATTTCATTGGTGgcattatatattttatattggTTTTCTCTATGTTTCCACAG TGCAAGCTTGATCACATTTGGCAAGATGATTCATTTTCTGGTCATATGAGAAATTTCTTTGGCACTGTATGGAATTCTTTTATATACGTGCTGGAACATTCTTTTATATCATTGGCTGGTGTGGTGCTATTGCTGATCACAGCAATTGCATTTGTTCCTTCCAAATTAGCAAGGAAGAAGCGGGCAATAATTGGAATTCTTCATGTTTCGGCACATCTAGCTGCGGCCCTTATTCTAATGCTGCTCCTGGAATTAGGTCTGGAAACATGTATCCGGCATAAACTTCTAGCAACTTCAG GTTATCACTCTTTGTACCAGTGGTACCGATCAGTGGAAAGTGAGCATTTTCCAGATCCTACTGGTCTTCGAGCTCGTATAGAGCAATGGACGTTTGGCCTCTATCCAGCATGTATCAAGTATCTCATGTCTGCATTTGATGTTCCAGAG GTTATGGCTGTCACCCGAAGCTATATTTGCAAGAATGGTTTACAGTCGCTATCCCGAGGGGGTGCTGTCATATATTACGCGTCAGTCTTCCTCTACTTCTGGGTGTTCTCAACCCCAGTGGTTTCATTGGTGTTTGGATGCTATTTATATGTCTGCATTAACTGGCTTCACATACACTTTGACGAGGCCTTCTCTTCTCTGAGAATTGCTAATTACAAATCATTCACACGATTCCACATCAATCGTGATGGTGATCTTGAAGTTTTCACTCTTGCAGTCGATAAG GTTCCCAAGGAATGGAAGTTAGATCCTGATTGGGATGGGGAGCCCAAACAGTCACCACAGTTGAGCCATCGTAGAAAATATCCTAGTAAATGGAGTGCATCTTCAAGCCAGCAGGATCCAGTGAATACTGTCAGGGTTGTTGATCAATTTGTTATTAGACAAACAGATAAACCTGATTCTATATCAAGTAATGGGTCAGTTTAG
- the LOC18591254 gene encoding polyadenylate-binding protein RBP47 has product MQQNSGSDSQPSQEQNQRQQQQSQQPPQSQAQWVAMQYPAAAMVMQHQMMQPQHFVAPPPPPQHYMPYHHHHQQYQHHHGHVQHSQQQQGSGGGGENKTVWVGDLHHWMDENYLHSCFASTGEIASIKVIRNKQTGLSEGYGFVEFFSHATAEKVLQNYGGILMPNMEQPFRLNWATFSTGEKRSENGPDLSIFVGDLAADVTDSLLHETFASKYSSVKAAKVVIDANTGRSKGYGFVRFGDDTERSQAMTEMNGVYCSSRPMRIGAATPRKSSGYQQQYSSQGGYASNGASNQSDGDSSNTTIFVGGLDPNVTEEDLRQPFSQYGEIVSVKIPVGKGCGFVQFANRNNAEEALQKLNGTVIGKQTVRLSWGRNPANKQFRADYGNQWGGAYYGGQVYDGYGYAFPPPHDPGMYAAAAATYGAYPIYGSHQQQVS; this is encoded by the exons ATGCAGCAAAACAGTGGTTCGGATTCGCAACCGTCGCAGGAACAGAACCAGCGGCAGCAGCAACAGTCTCAACAACCACCGCAATCGCAGGCGCAGTGGGTGGCGATGCAGTATCCGGCTGCAGCTATGGTAATGCAGCATCAAATGATGCAGCCACAGCATTTCGTGGCGCCGCCACCTCCACCTCAGCACTACATGCCTTACCATCATCACCATCAACAGTACCAGCACCACCATGGCCACGTGCAACACTCGCAGCAGCAGCAAGGATCTGGCGGCGGCGGCGAGAACAAGACCGTCTGGGTTGGTGATTTGCATCATTGGATGGACGAGAACTATCTTCATAGCTGCTTCGCTTCCACCGGAGAG ATTGCGTCCATTAAGGTCATTCGCAATAAGCAGACTGGTCTATCAGAAGGATATGGATTTGTGGAATTTTTTTCACATGCAACAGCAGAGAAAGTTCTGCAAAATTATGGTGGCATTTTGATGCCAAATATGGAGCAACCTTTCCGTCTCAACTGGGCAACTTTTAGCACGGGAGAGAAGCGCTCAGAAAATGGTCCTGatctttctatttttgtaGGAGATTTAGCTGCAGATGTTACTGATAGCCTATTGCATGAAACTTTTGCTAGTAAATATTCTTCTGTTAAAGCTGCCAAAGTTGTAATCGATGCTAATACTGGTCGATCAAAGGGTTATGGTTTTGTGAGGTTTGGGGATGATACTGAGAGGTCACAAGCCATGACCGAGATGAATGGTGTATATTGTTCAAGCAGGCCTATGCGTATCGGTGCTGCAACTCCCAGGAAATCCTCTGGTTATCAGCAGCAATATTCGTCACaag GTGGATATGCATCAAATGGTGCTTCAAATCAATCTGATGGAGATTCTTCCAACACAACA aTATTTGTTGGAGGGCTTGACCCTAATGTCACTGAGGAAGACCTAAGGCAACCTTTCTCTCAGTATGGTGAAATAGTCTCTGTTAAAATACCTGTTGGAAAGGGATGTGGTTTTGTACAATTTGCCAACAG GAACAATGCTGAGGAGGCTTTGCAGAAGTTGAATGGGACGGTTATTGGCAAGCAAACAGTGCGTCTTTCTTGGGGTCGCAATCCAGCAAATAAGCAG TTTAGAGCTGATTATGGTAACCAGTGGGGTGGAGCTTACTATGGAGGGCAGGTCTACGATGGTTATGGATATGCTTTTCCACCACCTCATGACCCAGGCATGTATGCGGCTGCTGCAGCCACATATGGGGCTTATCCTATCTATGGCAGTCATCAGCAGCAAGTAAGCTGA